In bacterium (Candidatus Blackallbacteria) CG13_big_fil_rev_8_21_14_2_50_49_14, one genomic interval encodes:
- the murA gene encoding UDP-N-acetylglucosamine 1-carboxyvinyltransferase, producing MNLDRLKINGGAVLKGNVTINGAKNSALVLMAASILGSEEIILDNIPRLADVEIMVDVLRSLGARVHFVTDHQLLIDPRHIANSVAPYELVTKMRASFFVLGPLVGKLGHAKVSLPGGCAIGSRPVDLHLKGLEAMGAEITLEHGDVIAEAAHLRGADVYLNFPSVGATENIMMAATLADGVTTIRNAAQEPEIIDLANFLISIGARIKGAGNDTIVIEGVQKLDTPSRYSVMPDRIEAGTFMIAAAMTRGDITLEKCPIESLRALISKMTEAGVHFDALDQETLRVRGGSRILARDARTMPHPGFPTDIQAQYAAMMSMAEGTSLLTETVFENRFMYVDELQRMGAQIRIEGNTAIIKGQPMLSGAPVIATDLRAAAALVLAGLVADGETLVANLCYLDRGYEAFEHKLAALGARICRIAVKAEKKEEVLLTM from the coding sequence TGTCACCATCAATGGTGCCAAAAATTCCGCTTTGGTTCTGATGGCGGCCTCTATCCTTGGCAGCGAAGAAATTATTCTGGATAATATTCCCCGCTTAGCTGACGTGGAAATTATGGTGGATGTTCTGCGTAGTTTGGGTGCACGTGTTCATTTTGTTACAGATCATCAATTACTGATTGACCCCCGTCATATTGCCAATTCTGTTGCGCCTTATGAATTGGTGACTAAAATGCGCGCTTCCTTCTTTGTGTTGGGACCTTTGGTCGGCAAATTAGGACATGCCAAGGTTTCTCTACCCGGTGGCTGTGCGATTGGGTCTCGTCCTGTTGATCTTCACCTCAAAGGCCTTGAAGCCATGGGCGCAGAAATTACGCTTGAACATGGCGATGTGATTGCTGAAGCTGCTCATCTGCGCGGAGCCGATGTCTATCTGAATTTCCCCAGTGTCGGTGCGACTGAAAATATCATGATGGCAGCGACACTTGCAGATGGGGTGACCACCATTCGCAATGCTGCTCAAGAACCTGAAATTATTGACCTTGCTAACTTTTTAATCAGCATTGGTGCCCGTATCAAGGGAGCAGGCAACGATACGATTGTGATTGAAGGGGTTCAAAAATTGGATACCCCCAGCCGTTACAGCGTCATGCCCGATAGAATTGAAGCCGGTACCTTTATGATTGCTGCGGCCATGACCCGCGGTGATATTACGCTTGAAAAATGTCCGATTGAATCCCTGCGTGCTTTGATTTCTAAAATGACAGAAGCGGGTGTTCACTTTGACGCTTTGGATCAAGAAACCCTGCGTGTTCGCGGTGGCTCTCGGATTTTGGCCCGTGATGCACGGACCATGCCACACCCCGGATTCCCCACTGATATTCAAGCGCAATACGCTGCCATGATGTCGATGGCTGAAGGCACCAGTCTTTTGACTGAAACCGTATTCGAAAATCGCTTTATGTATGTAGATGAACTGCAACGCATGGGTGCTCAAATTCGCATTGAAGGCAATACAGCGATTATCAAAGGTCAACCGATGCTCTCTGGAGCTCCTGTGATTGCCACTGATTTACGTGCTGCTGCCGCTCTGGTTCTGGCCGGTCTGGTTGCCGATGGTGAAACCCTGGTGGCCAATCTCTGCTACCTCGACCGCGGTTACGAAGCCTTCGAACACAAACTGGCTGCTTTGGGCGCAAGAATTTGCAGGATTGCGGTTAAAGCTGAAAAAAAGGAAGAAGTCCTGCTGACGATGTAA
- a CDS encoding phosphoglucosamine mutase, which produces MRKLFGTDGVRGLANRDLTPEMALQLAQAFIQTLPAQETAPRVYIGKDSRLSGDMLEAALIAGFTSLGCQVETLGVVPTPAVAWVVRHSDAAGGVMISASHNPAPDNGLKFFNSKGEKLSDERELAIETLLKNPLSLAAGRPTGAGVGTVSQASPLTLKPYLEALMATLPVSLKGTRVLLDTANGATSFIAPTLFKENLGMQVDVLNHTPDGLNINQDCGSTHLEVLKTALKTGDYDLGIAFDGDGDRCLAVTPEGQEIDGDKILYFCARYLPELQTQTEIVATVMSNLGFEKALEKAGKHLLRTQVGDRYVLEAMREKNLALGGEQSGHVIFLKHQITGDGLLTALQLLSAWKLSQKSWAELLAEVPSYPQLLKNVVVSASAHRTWQENPVLQAAIETCTRQMEGEGRILVRASGTEPKIRVMAEGRELHTVHAVVDELVAVVEKELV; this is translated from the coding sequence ATGAGAAAATTATTTGGTACCGATGGGGTCAGAGGTCTGGCCAATCGGGATCTCACGCCTGAAATGGCACTTCAATTGGCCCAAGCCTTTATTCAAACCCTGCCAGCTCAAGAGACCGCTCCTCGGGTCTATATCGGCAAAGACTCCCGTCTGTCTGGGGATATGCTTGAAGCAGCCCTGATCGCAGGATTTACCTCCTTGGGGTGCCAAGTCGAAACCCTGGGAGTGGTGCCCACCCCAGCCGTAGCCTGGGTCGTAAGACACAGCGACGCGGCGGGAGGCGTCATGATCTCAGCCTCACACAATCCCGCCCCTGACAACGGCTTGAAGTTTTTCAACAGCAAAGGTGAAAAACTAAGTGACGAGCGTGAGTTGGCGATTGAAACGCTCTTGAAAAACCCACTCAGTTTAGCAGCGGGCCGCCCCACCGGTGCAGGCGTGGGAACGGTATCACAAGCCTCTCCTCTGACGCTCAAGCCCTATCTTGAAGCTTTAATGGCGACCTTGCCTGTCTCTTTGAAAGGCACACGTGTTTTATTGGATACGGCCAATGGTGCCACCAGTTTTATTGCCCCCACTCTTTTCAAAGAGAACCTGGGCATGCAGGTTGACGTTCTCAATCACACCCCCGATGGTTTGAATATCAATCAGGATTGTGGTTCTACCCATTTAGAGGTCTTAAAAACAGCCCTCAAAACGGGAGATTATGATCTGGGAATCGCCTTTGACGGCGATGGGGATCGCTGTCTGGCCGTCACCCCTGAAGGTCAAGAAATCGATGGCGATAAAATCCTCTATTTTTGTGCCCGCTATCTGCCCGAACTGCAAACCCAGACAGAAATTGTCGCCACCGTCATGAGCAATCTGGGCTTTGAGAAAGCGCTCGAAAAAGCAGGAAAACATCTGCTGCGCACCCAGGTCGGTGATCGCTATGTTTTGGAAGCCATGCGCGAAAAAAATCTGGCCTTGGGCGGAGAACAATCCGGCCATGTGATTTTTCTCAAACACCAAATAACAGGAGACGGCTTACTGACTGCCTTGCAATTACTCAGTGCCTGGAAACTCAGTCAGAAATCCTGGGCTGAATTGCTCGCTGAAGTTCCTTCTTACCCCCAACTCTTGAAAAATGTCGTGGTATCTGCAAGTGCCCATCGTACCTGGCAAGAAAACCCGGTTTTACAAGCTGCGATTGAAACCTGCACACGCCAGATGGAAGGTGAGGGGAGAATCTTGGTACGCGCCTCTGGAACAGAGCCCAAAATCAGGGTCATGGCTGAAGGACGCGAACTTCATACGGTGCATGCTGTTGTCGACGAATTGGTTGCCGTTGTTGAAAAGGAACTGGTCTAA
- a CDS encoding methionine--tRNA ligase: MAKGYFRKDAPMSESRYYVTTPIYYVNDEAHIGHAYTTTLADVLMRYHRIMGEETFFLTGLDEHGQKVQQAAEKLGISPQEHCDRMAPRFQELWAKMGIQPDDFVRTTQARHQQIVTQILQNIWDKGLIYDATYEGWYEVSEERFLTDKEIEEKGYTPESPEITFIKEKNYFFKMSQFQDWLIEHIQSHPDFIRPESRRNEILGFLRQPLGDLCISRPKSRLSWGIELPFDRDYVTYVWFDALINYISVPLARGGTEELQKWWPHSVHLIGKDILTTHCVYWPTMLKAAGYEPPKTILAHGWWLIDAAKMSKSKGNVVKPLELMDKYGIDAFRYFLMRDMSLGADSNFSEKALVDRINSDLANDFGNLLNRTINLLKRNFEGVIPAPAEKGELELELETLAHTTIKQVREWVLDYKLHAALEETLQLVRRANKYMEQTAPWKTAKTDLPRTGTILWHVLEIFRLAAALLAPVIPGKINDLLEQLGLQETDLKLSWGVLPAGTQTHEPRVLFPRQEFIQEEKKMENTVTEAPVTQAPPAQASAPAAPAPANEDQIGTNLIGIEDFGKVELRVAQIAEAERVPKTDKLMRLIVDLGTEQRQIVAGIAAHYSPEQLLGKKVIVVANLKPAKLRGLESRGMLLAAKNETQFSILTVLDDVAPGARVS; the protein is encoded by the coding sequence ATGGCAAAAGGATATTTCAGGAAGGATGCCCCCATGAGCGAAAGTCGCTATTACGTCACCACTCCGATCTACTATGTAAACGATGAAGCCCATATTGGCCATGCCTATACCACCACCCTGGCCGATGTGCTGATGCGCTATCACCGGATCATGGGCGAGGAAACCTTCTTTCTGACCGGTTTGGATGAACATGGCCAGAAAGTGCAACAGGCCGCAGAAAAATTGGGGATCAGCCCCCAAGAACATTGCGATCGGATGGCCCCTCGTTTTCAGGAGCTTTGGGCCAAAATGGGCATTCAACCCGACGATTTTGTACGCACAACCCAAGCCCGGCATCAGCAAATCGTGACCCAAATCCTTCAGAATATCTGGGACAAAGGGCTGATCTATGATGCCACCTATGAGGGCTGGTATGAAGTTTCTGAAGAGCGCTTCCTGACAGATAAAGAAATCGAAGAAAAGGGCTATACCCCTGAGAGCCCTGAAATTACTTTTATCAAAGAAAAAAACTATTTCTTTAAAATGTCGCAGTTTCAGGACTGGCTGATTGAACATATCCAAAGCCATCCAGATTTTATCCGGCCAGAAAGTCGCCGCAATGAAATTTTGGGATTTTTGCGCCAACCCCTGGGAGATCTGTGTATCTCACGTCCCAAATCCCGTTTGAGCTGGGGAATTGAACTGCCCTTTGACCGGGATTACGTGACCTATGTCTGGTTTGATGCTTTGATCAACTATATCTCTGTCCCCCTGGCCAGGGGCGGCACCGAAGAATTGCAAAAATGGTGGCCCCATTCTGTACATTTGATCGGCAAGGATATTCTGACCACCCACTGTGTCTATTGGCCCACCATGCTCAAGGCCGCGGGCTATGAACCCCCCAAGACCATTCTGGCCCATGGCTGGTGGCTTATCGATGCCGCCAAGATGAGCAAATCCAAAGGCAATGTGGTGAAACCCCTGGAGTTGATGGATAAATACGGGATTGATGCCTTCCGCTATTTTCTGATGCGGGATATGAGCCTGGGAGCTGATAGCAATTTCAGTGAAAAAGCCCTGGTCGATCGCATCAACAGCGATCTCGCCAATGATTTTGGCAATCTACTCAACCGCACCATCAACCTGCTCAAACGCAATTTTGAAGGGGTGATTCCAGCCCCTGCTGAAAAAGGAGAGTTGGAGCTTGAGCTTGAAACCCTGGCACACACAACCATCAAACAGGTGCGCGAATGGGTGCTCGATTATAAACTGCACGCGGCGCTTGAAGAAACCCTGCAATTGGTACGTCGCGCCAATAAATATATGGAGCAGACGGCTCCCTGGAAAACCGCAAAAACAGACCTGCCCCGTACAGGCACCATTCTCTGGCATGTATTGGAAATTTTCCGTCTCGCAGCCGCCTTGCTGGCCCCTGTGATTCCCGGAAAAATCAACGACCTACTCGAGCAATTGGGCCTGCAGGAAACAGACCTGAAACTAAGTTGGGGTGTTTTACCCGCGGGTACACAGACCCATGAACCGCGCGTATTGTTCCCCCGTCAAGAATTTATTCAAGAGGAAAAGAAAATGGAAAACACTGTCACAGAAGCTCCCGTCACCCAAGCCCCTCCAGCGCAAGCATCTGCCCCAGCCGCCCCTGCACCAGCCAACGAAGACCAAATAGGAACCAATCTGATTGGTATCGAAGATTTTGGCAAGGTTGAATTGCGTGTGGCCCAGATTGCTGAAGCTGAACGGGTTCCCAAAACAGACAAACTGATGCGCCTGATCGTAGATTTGGGCACTGAACAACGCCAGATCGTTGCGGGCATTGCAGCCCACTACAGCCCAGAGCAGTTATTGGGCAAAAAAGTAATTGTCGTCGCCAATTTAAAACCCGCAAAACTGCGCGGTCTGGAATCGCGCGGCATGCTTCTGGCTGCAAAAAACGAAACGCAATTCAGTATTCTCACTGTATTAGATGACGTCGCACCGGGTGCGCGCGTCAGTTAA
- a CDS encoding PadR family transcriptional regulator gives MHQEFIKNWQSQLLKGSLELCILSLIGERTRYAFEMIQELNDFEGLSISEGSIYPLLKRLQKEGLIDTFWSESSTGPPRKYYRLTEKGHEILTRMRLEWLKFSDFLNHLMQRTETSHEIGHTPSPDHPLPLTVRKRTEDLAP, from the coding sequence ATGCATCAAGAGTTTATCAAAAACTGGCAGTCTCAGTTGCTTAAAGGCTCATTGGAGCTTTGTATTTTAAGCTTGATCGGCGAAAGAACCCGTTACGCTTTTGAAATGATTCAAGAGTTAAACGATTTTGAAGGACTGAGTATCAGCGAAGGCTCTATTTATCCATTGCTGAAACGCTTACAAAAAGAGGGTCTGATTGATACTTTCTGGAGTGAATCCAGTACAGGCCCTCCTCGAAAGTACTATCGCTTGACAGAAAAGGGCCATGAAATACTCACGCGAATGCGACTGGAGTGGCTCAAATTTTCAGACTTCCTCAATCATCTTATGCAAAGGACAGAAACTTCCCATGAAATCGGTCACACACCATCCCCAGATCACCCGCTACCTCTCACAGTTAGAAAAAGAACTGAAGATCTTGCCCCCTGA
- the nadD gene encoding nicotinate (nicotinamide) nucleotide adenylyltransferase, whose product MPHPVGLLGGTFDPIHIGHLSMAQWSADALGLSEVWLIPAGQPPHKADRAVTAAQDRLKICELASADNPKLKVCALEIEKNSASYTIETLESLSPRFREKPWLIIGLDSLLNLPSWHRWKEFGKYCKLAVLPRQHGWIHDAASLQTWCEENLAEAAPEIRWLDLPQVDISSTLLRRVLKQGYDCRYALHPKVWDYIKKNRLYQIEHIPPETCH is encoded by the coding sequence ATGCCACACCCTGTTGGACTTCTGGGAGGAACCTTTGACCCGATTCATATCGGGCATCTCAGCATGGCGCAATGGAGTGCCGATGCCCTGGGACTGAGTGAAGTCTGGCTGATTCCTGCCGGACAGCCTCCCCACAAGGCCGACCGCGCCGTCACGGCAGCTCAGGACCGGCTTAAAATCTGCGAATTGGCCAGCGCAGACAATCCAAAATTGAAAGTTTGCGCACTTGAAATCGAAAAGAACAGTGCAAGTTATACGATCGAGACCCTGGAAAGCCTGTCTCCTCGCTTTCGCGAAAAGCCTTGGCTGATCATCGGTTTGGATTCGCTTTTAAACCTCCCCAGTTGGCACCGTTGGAAAGAGTTTGGGAAGTACTGCAAACTTGCCGTTTTGCCCCGCCAACATGGATGGATTCACGATGCCGCCAGTCTGCAAACCTGGTGCGAAGAAAATCTTGCCGAAGCAGCGCCTGAAATCCGCTGGCTGGATCTGCCTCAGGTGGATATCTCCTCGACCCTCTTGAGACGGGTTCTGAAGCAGGGGTATGACTGCCGTTATGCCCTTCACCCCAAAGTCTGGGACTATATCAAAAAAAACCGTCTCTACCAGATTGAACATATTCCTCCTGAAACGTGTCATTAA
- a CDS encoding histidine--tRNA ligase: MTDRLSTQPYKGTRDFYPSEMQVRRWFFEQMRQVVGQYGYQEYDGPMLEPFEIYAAKTGEEIVNEQLYSFEDRGGRKVAMRPEMTPTLARMVAAKGQSLQKPLRWFSIPNLWRYERPQRGRLREHWQLNVDLLGVDGVEAEIEIIQVAIDMMRGFGASPADFEIMINHRQLMNDLFESVLKLEPAQIKAVARAIDKKEKISPEAFQTLLEEAGCSSEQISGLEHILTAPLLEIGKLCEDSKGYQDLIRFFDTINALGLGPVCRFNTSVMRGLDYYTGMVFELFDKHPENRRAIFGGGRYDNLVGMFGGTQIPGVGFGMGDVTLVDFLQTHGLLPETEAHVDVLVGLFNAEMLVQSQQLARMLRAQGIKVETVLKPQKLGKQFELADKKGIPLVLLQGPDEAVLEVVTVKNLRTGQQEQVQMESLAVWLQDHLGKR; this comes from the coding sequence ATGACAGACAGGCTTTCTACACAACCCTATAAAGGCACCCGTGATTTCTATCCCAGCGAGATGCAGGTAAGACGTTGGTTCTTTGAGCAAATGCGTCAAGTTGTGGGGCAATATGGGTATCAGGAATATGATGGCCCGATGCTTGAACCCTTTGAAATTTACGCTGCCAAGACCGGTGAAGAAATAGTCAATGAACAGCTCTATAGCTTTGAAGACCGGGGCGGGAGAAAAGTGGCGATGCGTCCTGAAATGACACCCACCCTGGCCCGAATGGTGGCTGCCAAAGGTCAAAGTCTGCAAAAGCCTTTGCGTTGGTTCAGTATTCCCAATCTCTGGCGCTATGAGCGGCCGCAGCGGGGGCGCCTGCGCGAACACTGGCAGCTGAATGTCGATTTGCTGGGTGTTGACGGTGTAGAAGCAGAAATCGAAATCATTCAGGTTGCGATTGATATGATGCGGGGTTTTGGGGCTTCGCCCGCTGATTTTGAAATCATGATCAACCACCGCCAGCTCATGAATGATCTGTTTGAAAGCGTGCTCAAGCTGGAGCCTGCTCAAATCAAAGCGGTGGCCCGCGCAATTGATAAAAAAGAAAAAATTTCGCCTGAAGCCTTTCAAACCCTGCTCGAAGAAGCGGGGTGCAGTTCTGAGCAAATTTCAGGTCTGGAACATATTCTCACGGCCCCCCTGCTGGAAATTGGCAAGCTCTGTGAAGACAGCAAGGGCTATCAGGATCTGATCCGCTTTTTTGATACGATCAATGCGCTGGGTTTGGGGCCTGTCTGTCGTTTTAATACCTCTGTTATGCGCGGGCTGGATTATTATACCGGCATGGTCTTTGAACTCTTTGACAAACACCCCGAAAACCGCCGCGCGATTTTTGGTGGGGGCCGTTATGACAACCTGGTCGGGATGTTTGGCGGCACTCAAATCCCTGGCGTGGGCTTTGGCATGGGGGACGTGACCCTGGTGGATTTTCTGCAGACCCACGGTTTGCTGCCTGAAACCGAAGCCCATGTGGATGTGCTGGTAGGCCTTTTCAACGCTGAAATGCTGGTGCAAAGCCAGCAATTGGCCCGGATGCTGCGCGCTCAGGGCATCAAGGTCGAGACGGTACTCAAACCTCAAAAACTGGGCAAACAGTTTGAACTGGCAGATAAAAAGGGTATTCCGCTGGTGCTTTTGCAGGGCCCCGATGAAGCCGTGCTGGAAGTGGTCACCGTGAAAAACCTGCGCACAGGTCAGCAGGAACAGGTGCAGATGGAATCGCTGGCAGTCTGGTTACAAGATCATTTGGGCAAGCGTTAA
- a CDS encoding choline kinase, which translates to MSLSWREALLSIMGAEAVLRAEKIQTLWGGYGQLLRVHLQGGKTPSLILKQIAPPPAPLPGTPAATAHARKLHSYTVERHWYRHWQVQAAENARTACFLGEIHSDAGLIFLLEDLNAAGFPRRIRRPNSTETQALLHWLAVFHAHYLGVKPEGLWETGTYWHLATRQHEWQNMPAGSLKEKAQAWDQALHSANFQTLVHGDAKLANFCFSATGDAVAAVDFQYCGGGPGIRDLAYLLSELLPNPLKDAEAHLACYFMYLQRALEQAGKGALFSELESEWQELYPVACLDFERFLAGWGS; encoded by the coding sequence GTGTCTTTGTCCTGGCGTGAAGCACTTCTGAGTATTATGGGTGCAGAAGCCGTTTTGCGAGCAGAAAAAATTCAAACCCTGTGGGGTGGGTATGGACAATTGCTCAGAGTGCATCTTCAGGGAGGAAAAACCCCCAGCTTGATTCTCAAGCAGATCGCTCCGCCCCCTGCCCCCCTACCAGGAACTCCAGCAGCCACAGCCCATGCCCGCAAATTACACTCCTATACAGTAGAGCGCCATTGGTACCGGCATTGGCAGGTACAGGCAGCTGAGAACGCCCGAACTGCCTGCTTTTTGGGGGAAATCCATTCGGATGCAGGTCTGATTTTTTTACTTGAAGACCTCAACGCGGCCGGTTTTCCACGCCGAATCCGCCGCCCCAACAGTACAGAGACCCAAGCGCTTCTGCATTGGCTGGCCGTGTTTCATGCCCACTATTTAGGGGTCAAACCAGAGGGGCTTTGGGAAACAGGTACTTACTGGCATTTGGCCACGCGACAACATGAATGGCAAAACATGCCCGCTGGCAGCTTAAAAGAAAAGGCCCAAGCTTGGGATCAGGCCTTGCATTCAGCCAATTTTCAAACCCTGGTGCATGGCGATGCCAAACTTGCCAATTTCTGCTTTTCTGCCACGGGAGATGCTGTCGCAGCCGTGGATTTTCAATACTGTGGCGGCGGCCCCGGTATTCGAGACCTGGCCTATCTGCTCTCAGAACTTCTGCCCAACCCCCTCAAGGACGCAGAAGCCCACCTGGCGTGCTATTTCATGTATTTGCAAAGGGCGCTTGAACAAGCTGGGAAGGGTGCGCTCTTTAGCGAGCTGGAAAGCGAATGGCAGGAACTCTACCCCGTGGCCTGCCTCGACTTTGAACGATTTTTGGCAGGCTGGGGCAGTTAA
- a CDS encoding cystathionine beta-lyase, whose amino-acid sequence MTFEPASEIQDYLVFGEYGEVNPSINDSSTYTFLNPATMEALFDHEIEGCFLYSRHWNPSNKYLAQALAAMENTESAQVTSSGMGAIGCTLLQLCQQGDEIIASRTIYGGTYALLKNFLPRLGIQTKFVNIHNREEVEAAITPQTKLIYGESISNPLLEFANIPALAELAHAHGLKLVIDNTFSPLMLSPVRLGADIVLHSLTKFINGTSDCVAGAVCGPKNLIDELSNVNHGATMLLGPVLDSFRSASILKNLHSLHIRIQKHSANALMLAQALQEWGIKVHYPGLESHPDHALLSSLMNPGYGYGGMLVMDAGDTQTANQLMERMQQEKVGYLAVSLGYFKTLFSAPGHSTSSEIPPDERQKMGLSDGMVRISVGLDYDMARTLERIKTCLQDVGLLKK is encoded by the coding sequence ATGACATTTGAACCCGCCTCAGAAATACAGGATTACCTCGTTTTTGGAGAATATGGCGAGGTCAATCCTTCCATCAATGACTCTTCAACCTATACCTTCTTAAATCCTGCCACCATGGAAGCACTCTTCGATCATGAAATTGAAGGCTGTTTTCTCTATTCACGCCACTGGAATCCCAGCAATAAATATCTCGCTCAAGCGCTTGCTGCCATGGAAAATACCGAATCGGCTCAGGTCACTTCTTCTGGCATGGGGGCGATCGGCTGCACCCTTTTACAACTCTGTCAGCAAGGTGATGAAATCATTGCCAGTCGTACTATTTATGGCGGAACTTACGCCCTGCTCAAGAATTTTTTACCCCGTTTGGGCATTCAAACCAAATTTGTCAATATTCACAACCGAGAAGAAGTCGAAGCCGCGATTACCCCCCAGACCAAACTGATCTATGGCGAATCGATCAGCAATCCTTTGCTTGAATTTGCGAATATTCCCGCTTTGGCAGAATTAGCCCATGCCCACGGGCTCAAACTGGTAATCGACAATACCTTCAGCCCCCTGATGTTGAGCCCGGTCAGATTGGGAGCAGATATCGTCTTGCACAGCCTAACCAAATTTATCAACGGCACCAGCGACTGTGTGGCTGGAGCTGTCTGCGGCCCCAAAAATCTGATTGACGAACTTTCCAATGTCAACCATGGTGCAACCATGCTTTTGGGGCCCGTTTTGGACAGTTTTCGCTCTGCCAGTATTTTAAAAAATTTGCACAGTCTGCATATTCGAATTCAAAAACACTCAGCCAATGCCCTCATGCTGGCTCAAGCCTTGCAGGAATGGGGTATTAAGGTGCATTATCCAGGCCTTGAAAGCCACCCAGACCATGCCTTGCTCAGCTCTCTGATGAACCCAGGCTATGGCTATGGGGGCATGTTGGTGATGGATGCAGGCGATACCCAGACTGCCAATCAGTTGATGGAGCGCATGCAACAAGAAAAAGTCGGCTATTTGGCCGTCAGCTTGGGATATTTTAAAACCCTCTTCAGCGCACCCGGTCACAGTACCTCGTCAGAAATTCCCCCCGATGAGAGACAAAAAATGGGTCTCAGTGATGGCATGGTTAGAATTTCAGTCGGATTGGACTATGATATGGCGCGCACCTTGGAACGGATCAAAACCTGTTTGCAGGATGTTGGCCTGCTAAAAAAATAA
- a CDS encoding iron-sulfur cluster assembly accessory protein, with protein sequence MPPLVQVTPKALTEIQRFLSRQDNAQLGIRLAVKGGGCSGLSYHLDYDEPKERDHILEQAGIKVLIDRKSAIYLKGMTLDFNDGLNGRGFKFINPNASNTCGCGESFSV encoded by the coding sequence ATGCCTCCTTTGGTGCAGGTGACGCCCAAAGCCCTAACTGAAATTCAACGTTTTCTCTCGCGTCAGGACAATGCCCAACTGGGAATTCGTCTGGCGGTCAAAGGCGGTGGCTGTTCTGGGCTTTCCTATCATTTGGATTACGATGAACCCAAAGAGCGCGATCATATTCTCGAACAAGCGGGAATCAAAGTCTTAATTGATCGTAAAAGTGCGATCTATCTCAAAGGCATGACCTTGGATTTCAACGATGGTCTAAATGGACGGGGTTTTAAATTTATCAATCCCAATGCCAGCAATACCTGTGGCTGTGGTGAATCGTTCTCCGTTTAA
- a CDS encoding aminotransferase has product MSQILPQYLMLPGPTPLPQAVLQALSGPMINHRGPEFAELFREIEAGLKWVFQTQHRVLMLTGSGTTGMEAALTNLFSPGDKVLALSNGSFGERFGQMAEIYGLEVERLAYEWGEIVSPQALSARLEADTQKQIKAVLVVHNETSAGVLNPLRELSEIISRHGALSIVDAISSLTSTPVQMDEWQLDVVLGASQKGLMVPPGLAFVALSPKAWVAHRSAELPRFSLDFSVTLEYAEQGWTPWTPPISIFHGLRVALAMMREEGLEAIQARHLLLRNTAREGLEQLGLRLMIENPDHASCSVTPVYPPEGLSADLIRSHLHQHYNMVLGGGQRKLTGQIFRIGHLGYQFQPTIWAVLQALEAALSQLQKS; this is encoded by the coding sequence ATGTCTCAAATTTTACCTCAGTATTTGATGTTACCCGGCCCAACGCCTCTTCCTCAAGCCGTTCTTCAGGCCCTTTCTGGGCCCATGATCAATCACCGTGGCCCAGAGTTTGCCGAATTATTCCGCGAAATTGAAGCAGGTTTAAAATGGGTCTTTCAAACCCAGCACAGGGTTTTGATGCTGACGGGTTCTGGTACAACGGGCATGGAAGCGGCTTTGACGAACCTGTTTTCTCCTGGCGATAAAGTTTTGGCTTTGAGCAATGGTTCCTTTGGGGAACGCTTTGGTCAAATGGCAGAGATTTACGGTCTTGAAGTCGAGCGTCTGGCCTATGAATGGGGTGAGATCGTTTCTCCCCAGGCACTGTCTGCACGACTTGAAGCCGATACACAAAAACAGATCAAAGCTGTGCTTGTGGTTCACAATGAAACTTCTGCAGGGGTATTGAATCCTCTGCGTGAATTAAGTGAAATCATTTCACGACATGGGGCCCTGAGTATTGTCGATGCTATTTCCAGTTTGACTTCGACGCCGGTTCAAATGGATGAATGGCAATTGGACGTGGTCTTGGGGGCTTCGCAAAAAGGCTTGATGGTGCCTCCAGGACTTGCTTTTGTGGCACTTAGTCCAAAAGCCTGGGTAGCTCATCGCAGCGCAGAATTGCCGCGTTTTAGCCTGGATTTTTCGGTGACGCTGGAATACGCCGAACAGGGCTGGACTCCCTGGACTCCCCCGATTTCAATTTTTCATGGTTTGCGCGTGGCCTTGGCGATGATGCGTGAAGAGGGGCTGGAAGCGATCCAGGCCCGACATTTGCTTTTACGCAATACGGCTCGAGAGGGTTTAGAGCAGTTGGGTTTACGCTTAATGATTGAAAATCCAGACCATGCTTCCTGTTCAGTGACACCTGTTTATCCACCAGAGGGCCTGTCAGCAGATTTGATCCGCTCCCATCTTCACCAACACTACAATATGGTTTTGGGCGGGGGGCAACGAAAATTGACAGGGCAAATATTTAGAATTGGCCATTTGGGCTATCAGTTTCAACCCACGATTTGGGCGGTTTTGCAGGCGCTTGAAGCAGCCCTGAGTCAATTACAAAAATCTTAA